TTTGCAAGTATAGTATGAGTTTTGTGATCTTTATAGAATTGTGCTTCCtttctgtttcttcttttcttcctatGGGTTTTATGATTCTTGTGCTTGTTGATCAGtgtaacatttttaatttatatttcatgtcTGTCAAAATATGGAAATCTGAGTATTTATAAAGTAGATGTTGGCTTAAGGCTTCCTGACAAGAAACTAATTCTCTTGTATGTGTATATGTTTGTGTGTATTTTTAGTCTCCACATTGTTTTTGAGGTTTTATGCTGCAATAAattctctttttctattttgactTTTATactacatatataattttttttttttttttaattcttgtgTATGTGTTTTTCACATAACTGGAAAACTGTACGAGGGGTCTTTTATGCTATTGACTATAATATtgagtttgattattgaaataacTAGTGCTTCAATGTGGCAAACTGCAGTTGAGAGAAAACCTTAACTGTGCAGGTTTTCATTATGGTTCttgtaataataatgataatgatagtAATAATAGTGTGCATTTTTGCTAAACCAAAAtcatggaaaaaataataatggaaagaCCTGTAAATTAGTATGCATTTTTGCTAAAGcacaaattttttatcattttattgaaCCTGTAAATTAGTGTGCATTCTTATTTGCTAAACCACAGATTAAACTTACaagttttttatcattttattgatTCGCCATCATACTAAAACCTGCAATTAATGTATACATTTATTTGCTATGCCAGAGATATAATTAAAacctctaaaaataaaataaaaaacctgtAAATTAGTGTGCATTCTTATTTGCTAAACCACAGATTAAactttcaagtttttttatcattttatagaTTCACCATCATGGTAAAACCTGCAAATTAATGTATACATTTATTTGCTAAGCTAGAGATATAATTAAAACCTGTAAATTAGTGTGCATACTTATTTGCTAAACTGCAGATTAAACTTAcaagtttttcatcattttattgaCTTGCCATCATGGTAAAACCTGCAAATTAATGTATACATTTATTGTGTATACATTAATTTGCTTGGTagagatataaaacaataattttgtCAACAATCTACTGATTTTGCTGTAGATATATGGTTCATAGAAAATTGCACCTATATTTTAGtatgaaaaaaatagatgaaagaGATAGAATTCACTATTACTTTTCTTTAGTTCCTTTTCCTTTGATCCTTATTGCAATATACTTCTCATACGACACTAAGGATAATGTTATTTCTCCTTGTATTGATTGTAGCCTGAACAATTAAATAAGATCTTTGAGCTTTGTGGAGCTCCAGATGAAGTCAACTGGCCTGGGGTTTCCAAGATTCCTTGGTATAGCAATTTCAAGCCAACAAGGCCAATGAAGAGACGTCTTAGGGAGGTTTTTAGACAGTAAGTAAATCAACGTATGGTGCTCATATATATTGTAACACCCTTGATGAGTTGTAATATAATTTAGCACAAGGTCACAGCTAAATTTTAGTCCCTTCAATCTGTATGCTTACTCTCCccatcttctttttatttatttttgggcaTAATAGCTTTGATCGGCATGCTTTGGAGTTATTGGAGAGGATGCTGACCCTTGATCCATCTCAGGTATCACATTAAAGGCTACGTGTCTCttcatttttctacttttcGATTTGATTAGCCCACATGAAGTTTTTGCTTCTTTGCCTACTAGCATTTTTGGCTTCCAAATTTCTTCCTGGATTCTGTATTCTAATTGTCATTTTAGTATCTTTCAATGAGAATGATTCAACAGGAGTATTATTTGTTTAAAGGAGTTGATTTTAGCATATACACACACTTAtatttctctctccctctctaaTATTCTATGtccctttttttaaaattacaaaatgtaGAGAATATCTGCCAAGGATGCACTTGATGCTGAGTATTTCTGGACTGATCCTTTGCCTTGTGATCCCAAGAGGTTTGATTTCCATGGTTGccacaattttcttttcctgtttgtttttctaaactattcattttaaataattactgATTCTTAATATTCTtccattttaattatatcattgACTACAGCTACTTTTCCTTGGATCAGTTTACCAAAATATGAATCTTCCCATGAGTTCCAGACAAAGAAGAAGCGCCAGCAACAACGTCAACATGATGAGACAGCGAAACGTCAGAAGCTTCAGCATCCACAACAGCATGCCCGTCTTCCACCCATTCAGCAGTCCGGGCAAGTACATGCACAGATGCGGGCAGGACCTAACCAGCCCATGCATGGTTCTCAACCCCCAGTGGCTGCAGGGCCCAGCCACCATTATGGGAAGCCCCGCGGACCCTCTGGAGGGCCAAGCAGGTACCCTCAGAGTGGAAACCCCAGCGGAGGATACAATCACCCAAACCGTGGAGGTcaaggtggtggtggtggtggttacGGCAATGGACCATTTCCACCTCAAGGGAGGGGTCCACCATATGCCTCAAGCGGAATGCCTGGTGCAGGTCCTCGAGGAGGTGGCAGTGGTTATGGAGTTGGTGCTCCAAATTATCCTCAAGGTGGTCCATACAGTGGTTCAGGTGCTGGTCGCGGCTCAAACATGATGGGTGGGAACCGCAATCAAAATTATGGTTGGCAACAATAATGCATTGATGATGATGAGCAGTCTGTTACTTGTCAAGAATCTACTGAAATGaattatagaagaaaaagagaatcgACTTGGTGCCtagtacctttttttttttttttatctctattgGCCACAAGGGACTAGAAAAACATATGTacaatacattatttttttaggtGGTTGCTCTACCATTTGAAAAACAGGGGAGCTGCAAAATCTGAGGTTATACATTTCAGTATgttgtattttttatgtaaGCTATGTCTAAGAGGAATGACATGGACCTGTCTGCTTAAGTAATAGTTGTGTTCTCTAAGACAAGTTTGTGCTTGTTGGTTCAATTATCTTGGAAACTTGTTATGGTTTCAGTTTTATTTACGGTTGGATCATCTTATGAATTACTTTGTGCATTGATCTGTATCTTGTGAATTTACTCGTTTACTGATAGAAATTATTAGGTTATAATACAAGGTGCCCTGCCTTTGCCACATTGGTTCGGAATGGCTAATATTTGGTTTATGCTGTGACCTAGAAATCTTTTTGCTGTGCAGGTGGCTGTTCAGGGATGAGCAAGTTCATCAGTCACTAGCTCTTTTATGAGGTGGAAAGCCAAGGCTTCAGAAAGGCATTGAGAAAGCTACTCTAGATGTTGTTTTTGATATGGATCAACACACCCAGGtggaaactaaaaatataatacttaaGATTCTTATCTTCAGCTTCTAGGTGAAGTTTGTGGCTTTTACTTGATGGTTATAAACTATGAAATCAGGATGCTTATATAGACATCAGAATCAACTTTCATTTTGATTCCATCAATTTCTGTCAAAAGGCGTGGGTCTCAACTTTAATCGAATAGCAAATGAATCATAAATTTCCATTTCTGTTTGTGTtgttttgtctttctttttaatttgtttatttatgtcATTGTATGTGTGCCACTTGGTATTGGTTTCATGCAAACAGATGCATTTTTACTCATCATTTTAAAGTGTAAAATCATCGGGCTGTCCATGGCATTTTTACTACTCTTCACAACTCTTCAGGTGTTGATCAACGCATATAGCCCAGTGGAGATGATCACTAG
The sequence above is drawn from the Vitis riparia cultivar Riparia Gloire de Montpellier isolate 1030 chromosome 6, EGFV_Vit.rip_1.0, whole genome shotgun sequence genome and encodes:
- the LOC117916359 gene encoding cyclin-dependent kinase C-2-like yields the protein MAIAAPGQLNISESPSWGSRSVDCFEKLEQIGEGTYGQVYMAREIKTGEIVALKKIRMDNEREGFPITAIREIKILKKLHHENVIKLKEIVTSPGPEKDDQGRPDGNKYKGGIYMVFEYMDHDLTGLADRPGMRFSVPQIKCYMRQLLTGLHYCHVNQVLHRDIKGSNLLIDNEGNLKLADFGLARSFSNDHNGNLTNRVITLWYRPPELLLGTTRYGPAVDMWSVGCIFAELLHGKPIFPGKDEPEQLNKIFELCGAPDEVNWPGVSKIPWYSNFKPTRPMKRRLREVFRHFDRHALELLERMLTLDPSQRISAKDALDAEYFWTDPLPCDPKSLPKYESSHEFQTKKKRQQQRQHDETAKRQKLQHPQQHARLPPIQQSGQVHAQMRAGPNQPMHGSQPPVAAGPSHHYGKPRGPSGGPSRYPQSGNPSGGYNHPNRGGQGGGGGGYGNGPFPPQGRGPPYASSGMPGAGPRGGGSGYGVGAPNYPQGGPYSGSGAGRGSNMMGGNRNQNYGWQQ